A stretch of Manis javanica isolate MJ-LG chromosome 1, MJ_LKY, whole genome shotgun sequence DNA encodes these proteins:
- the C1H2orf49 gene encoding ashwin isoform X1 — MAGDVGGRSCTDSELLLHPELLSQEFLLLTLEQKNIAIDNDIRINKDNLTDLYVQHAIPLPQRDLPKNRWGKMMEKKREHEMKNETKRSSTVDGLRKRPPIVFDGSSTSTSIKVRKTENGDNDRLRPPPQASFTSNAFRKLSDSSSSVSRLILSSNLPANNKTEHNNNDTKQNHDLTHRKSPSGAVKSPPLSPVGTTPVKLKRAAPKEEAEAVNNLKPPETKRKIQHVTWP, encoded by the exons ATGGCGGGGGATGTGGGCGGCCGTAGCTGCACTGATTCAGAGCTGCTGCTGCACCCGGAGCTGCTGTCCCAGGAGTTCCTTCTCCTCACCCTCGAGCAG AAGAACATAGCTATTGACAATGACATAAGAATAAACAAAGACAATCTTACTGATCTTTATGTTCAGCATGCAATACCATTGCCTCAGAGAGATTTACCAAAGAATAGATGGGGGaaaatgatggaaaagaaaagagaacatgaGATGAAAAATGAGACTAAAAG GAGTAGCACTGTAGATGGGTTAAGGAAGAGACCCCCCATTGTGTTTGATGGAAGTTCAACAAGTACAAGCATAAAagtgaggaagacagagaatggAGATAATGATCGACTCAGGCCACCCCCTCAGGCAAGCTTTACCAGTAATGCCTTTCGAAAATTGTCAGATTCCTCTTCAAGTGTTTCACGCCTAATTTTGTCTTCCAATTTGCCTGCGAACAATAAAACGGAACACAATAATAATGACACTAAACAGAACCATGACTTAACGCATAGGAAAAGTCCTTCGGGTGCCGTGAAGTCTCCACCTCTGTCCCCTGTTGGAACTACTCCGGTGAAGTTAAAGCGAGCTGCTCCTAAGGAAGAAGCTGAGGCCGTG AATAACTTGAAGCCCCCAGAAACAAAGAGGAAGATACAACATGTTACATGGCCGTGA
- the C1H2orf49 gene encoding ashwin isoform X2, translated as MAGDVGGRSCTDSELLLHPELLSQEFLLLTLEQKNIAIDNDIRINKDNLTDLYVQHAIPLPQRDLPKNRWGKMMEKKREHEMKNETKRSSTVDGLRKRPPIVFDGSSTSTSIKVRKTENGDNDRLRPPPQNHDLTHRKSPSGAVKSPPLSPVGTTPVKLKRAAPKEEAEAVNNLKPPETKRKIQHVTWP; from the exons ATGGCGGGGGATGTGGGCGGCCGTAGCTGCACTGATTCAGAGCTGCTGCTGCACCCGGAGCTGCTGTCCCAGGAGTTCCTTCTCCTCACCCTCGAGCAG AAGAACATAGCTATTGACAATGACATAAGAATAAACAAAGACAATCTTACTGATCTTTATGTTCAGCATGCAATACCATTGCCTCAGAGAGATTTACCAAAGAATAGATGGGGGaaaatgatggaaaagaaaagagaacatgaGATGAAAAATGAGACTAAAAG GAGTAGCACTGTAGATGGGTTAAGGAAGAGACCCCCCATTGTGTTTGATGGAAGTTCAACAAGTACAAGCATAAAagtgaggaagacagagaatggAGATAATGATCGACTCAGGCCACCCCCTCAG AACCATGACTTAACGCATAGGAAAAGTCCTTCGGGTGCCGTGAAGTCTCCACCTCTGTCCCCTGTTGGAACTACTCCGGTGAAGTTAAAGCGAGCTGCTCCTAAGGAAGAAGCTGAGGCCGTG AATAACTTGAAGCCCCCAGAAACAAAGAGGAAGATACAACATGTTACATGGCCGTGA